GGCCGACCAGGCGGTGCAGAGCCTGCTCGACGCCGGCGTCCTGCTGGTGGCCGCCGCGGGGAACAACAACACCGACGCCTGCAACATCTCGCCGGCCTGGAAGCCGGGGGTGCTCACCGTGGCCGCCACCGACGCCAACGACGTGCGCTACAGCGGCTCCAACTGGGGGGCCTGCGTGGACATCTACGCCCCCGGCGTGAACATCCTCTCCGCCGGCATCGGCGGCGACTGGGCCACCAGCACCCGCACGGGCACCTCGCTGGCGGCCCCGCACGTCACCGGCGCGGTCGCGCGCTTCCTCCAGTCCCGGCCCGGCGCCAAGCCGGACGACGCGCACGCCTTCGCGGTGACCAACGCCACCTCCAACGTGGTCGTCAGCCCCGGCTATCTCACGCCCAACCGCCTGCTCTGGGTCGACCCGGCCGCCCGGCGCCTGACCCTCGGCCCGATCCAGGTGCAGCAGGGCACGAACGGCAAGTCGCACAAGGCGGAAGTCCTGGACGGGATGGGCGGCTACCAGTACACCTGGTACGTCAACGGCGTCTACCAGACCAGCGGCACGTCCGACACCTTCGACTACGCGAGCATCGACGACT
The DNA window shown above is from Longimicrobium sp. and carries:
- a CDS encoding S8 family serine peptidase → ADQAVQSLLDAGVLLVAAAGNNNTDACNISPAWKPGVLTVAATDANDVRYSGSNWGACVDIYAPGVNILSAGIGGDWATSTRTGTSLAAPHVTGAVARFLQSRPGAKPDDAHAFAVTNATSNVVVSPGYLTPNRLLWVDPAARRLTLGPIQVQQGTNGKSHKAEVLDGMGGYQYTWYVNGVYQTSGTSDTFDYASIDDYEVTVTVTDAAAATESTELYVAGGGGCSGGGSLDGGRYYYQQEMMATESVC